In the Sarcophilus harrisii chromosome 3, mSarHar1.11, whole genome shotgun sequence genome, one interval contains:
- the SIX5 gene encoding homeobox protein SIX5, producing the protein MATFRAEPSAGPAGGGEAAATAGAEDEEEEEEEEEEGEAEADEQTARRLLQTLQAAEGEAAAAAEGAGAPLEPPPPAAAAPAPGPGGAPGGGLRFSAEQVSCVCEALLQAGHAGRLGRFLGALPPAECLRGGSDALLRAQALVAFQRGDFAELYRLLESRPFPAAHHAFLQDLYLRARYREAERARGRALGAVDKYRLRKKFPLPKTIWDGEETVYCFKERSRAALKACYRGNRYPAPDEKRRLAALTGLSLTQVSNWFKNRRQRDRTGPGPGGSGTVAAAAAAPGRSESDGNPSTEDESSHGAEDLDTGAAVAAGGAEVPAPGSVFLAGPAAPSGPPGAAPILLNGSFLTAASSPAVLLNGGSVIINGLALGEAPGLAPLLLTGAAGGGGPAPSSPQPPTALPPLLQVPQSGDLKAEDAQPGDGGSKGNQASGEEALPLQGLSLSQVVPGPQPAAPFPPAVVTSAGPGPQVVPLSPPGQVAPVPAPQVVPLSPSGPVYPGASPLVSLPQVVPTSQVVTLPQGVGSLQLLTGPASPVKVAAATGAALGQANVHLINPGMGVAALQLPTAAPGNFLLANPVSSSPIVTGMTLQQGKIILTATFPASMLVSQALPPTAASLALPVKQEAPAPVAEGPALATAAPGPPLPTLSAQPQVCVAPVAAGPAFSSDSSGLLSSVPVPTAPSWPGGLELGVGTEGLFEMEKGLGTPAPHSLLRLPDGEGLLLGGPGAEEGDELEPEDKVLTQLQSVPVEEPLEL; encoded by the exons ATGGCTACCTTCCGTGCGGAGCCGAGCGCGGGCCCGGCGGGTGGCGGGGAGGCTGCGGCTACGGCCGGGGCGGAGgacgaggaggaagaggaggaggaggaggaggagggggaggcggAGGCGGACGAGCAGACGGCGCGGCGGCTGCTGCAAACCCTGCAGGCGGCCGAGGgcgaggcggcggcggcggccgaggGCGCGGGGGCCCCTCTGGAGCCGCCGCCCCCCGCCGCTGCCGCGCCGGCTCCGGGCCCCGGCGGAGCCCCCGGCGGCGGGCTGCGCTTCTCGGCCGAGCAGGTGTCGTGCGTGTGCGAGGCCCTGCTGCAGGCGGGCCACGCGGGCCGCCTGGGCCGCTTCCTGGGCGCGCTGCCGCCCGCCGAGTGCCTACGTGGCGGCAGCGACGCGCTGCTGCGCGCCCAGGCGCTCGTGGCCTTCCAGCGCGGAGACTTCGCCGAGCTGTACCGGCTGCTGGAGAGCCGGCCCTTCCCCGCCGCGCACCACGCCTTCCTGCAGGACCTCTACCTGCGCGCCCGCTACCGCGAGGCCGAGCGCGCCCGGGGCCGCGCGCTGGGCGCCGTGGACAAGTACCGCCTGCGCAAGAAGTTCCCGCTGCCCAAGACCATCTGGGACGGCGAGGAGACGGTGTACTGCTTCAAGGAGCGCTCGCGGGCCGCGCTCAAGGCCTGCTACCGGGGCAACCGCTACCCCGCGCCCGACGAGAAGCGCCGCCTCGCCGCGCTCACCGGCCTCTCGCTCACGCAGGTCAGCAACTGGTTCAAGAACCGGCGCCAGCGCGATCGGACGGGGCCGGGCCCCGGCGGGAGCGGgacggtggcggcggcggcggcggcgcccgGCAGGAG TGAGTCGGACGGGAACCCCAGTACAGAAGACGAGTCCAGCCACGGAGCCGAGGACCTGGACACGGGAGCGGCCGTGGCTGCCGGGGGCGCGGAGGTGCCGGCTCCCGGTTCTGTGTTCCTGGCCGGGCCGGCGGCTCCTTCGGGTCCCCCAGGGGCGGCACCCATCCTGCTCAATGGCAGCTTCCTGACGGCGGCCAGCTCCCCGGCTGTGCTGCTCAACGGGGGCTCGGTCATCATTAACGGGCTGGCTCTGGGGGAGGCCCCAGGCCTGGCCCCACTCTTGCTCACCGGGGCCGCTGGAGGTGGGGGGCCAGCCCCCTCCAGCCCCCAGCCCCCGACTGCACTCCCCCCCCTGCTCCAAGTTCCCCAGTCTGGAGACCTGAAGGCTGAAGATGCCCAGCCTGGAGATGGGGGCTCCAAAGGGAACCAGGCATCTGGGGAGGAAGCCCTGCCCCTCCAGGGGCTGTCCCTCTCCCAAGTGGTCCCGGGCCCGCAGCCAGCGGCCCCCTTCCCTCCTGCCGTGGTGACCTCTGCCGGGCCGGGGCCCCAGGTGGTCCCACTGTCACCCCCAGGCCAGGTGGCCCCTGTACCAGCCCCCCAGGTGGTCCCACTCTCTCCATCAGGCCCCGTCTACCCTGGGGCCTCCCCCTTGGTCTCCCTTCCCCAAGTGGTGCCCACCTCCCAGGTGGTGACTCTGCCCCAAGGTGTAGGGTCCCTCCAGCTGCTGACTGGGCCCGCCAGCCCCGTCAAGGTGGCGGCAGCAACAGGGGCCGCCCTGGGCCAGGCCAACGTTCACCTCATCAACCCGGGAATGGGGGTCGCAGCCTTGCAGTTGCCCACGGCCGCCCCAG GGAACTTCCTCTTGGCAAACCCAGTTTCCAGCAGCCCCATCGTGACGGGAATGACGCTTCAGCAGGGCAAGATCATTCTGACGGCCACCTTCCCGGCCAGCATGCTGGTCTCGCAGGCCCTGCCGCCCACTGCCGCCAGCCTGGCGCTGCCCGTCAAACAGGAAGCCCCGGCTCCGGTGGCCGAGGGGCCGGCCCTGGCCACGGCGGCCCCCGGCCCGCCCCTCCCCACCCTCTCGGCCCAGCCCCAGGTGTGTGTGGCTCCAGTGGCAGCTGGCCCGGCCTTCTCCTCCGACTCCTCCGGCCTCTTAAGCAGCGTCCCAGTCCCCACCGCCCCTTCTTGGCCTGGGGGCCTGGAGTTGGGGGTGGGAACTGAGGGGCTCTTTGAGATGGAGAAAGGGCTAGGGACGCCTGCCCCCCATTCCCTCCTGAGGCTGCCTGACGGGGAGGGCCTCCTGTTGGGGGGCCCGGGGGCCGAGGAGGGAGATGAACTGGAGCCCGAGGACAAGGTCTTGACCCAGCTCCAGTCGGTGCCCGTGGAGGAGCCGCTGGAGCTGTGA